GTGGCATTGTTGCGAAGATAGTCCATGCCCTTTTCCAGCGGCGAGCGCAGGTTGGTCATGAAATCCTCGTGCTGCTCGTCATCGCAAGCGCCCCAATAGGCAGCGGAGCGAATGACTGCGAAATTATGCGGCGTATGGATTCTCCAGCGCGCGCCTTTCGTCGCGCGCACAACCGCCTCGCCGATCCCTTCAGTCTTCGGCGTCTCCAGCAGATCGGCGGCGGCCATCGGAATCCGGTCACGCATCGCGCCGTAATAGCCGCAGTAAGGCGTCGGATAGATTCCGACCTCGGCCGCCCTGCTCAGGCCCCCCGGATAATCCTGCCAATACAGCGTTTCCTGGCGGTCCAGCGGCACCGTCAGGCATTCGCGGAAATAACCCCACGGCTCGTTCAGCCGCGCCGGGTCGTTCCACCAGGTGACATTCGCGGGTGCGTTAGACCACGCCTCGTATTGTTCCGGGTCGATCCAGTACATGGCGACGATGTGAGTGGTCAGCCCCTGATCGTCGACGAAGCGCGCGTGGTCATGCACGATGGGCGCGTCGGACAACGCAAGAGCCTCGGCAACCCAGCGGAAGAACGACGGCGCAGTTACGCCATCGTCGTTCTCGCTTTGAACGCCAAAGAAGGAGACATAGAACCGGTCATAGCGGTTCGGCAGCGCCACCGACCAACGCTGCACCGCCGGCACGAAGTCTTTCGGCTTGCGCAGCGGGTGAACCCGTTCAAACACGGATACGGCCATGAATATTTTCTCCTGAGCCCCGAACTCCGGTGCTAATGCACGCCGAAATAGGCCTTGTGCAATTCGGGATCGTTCTTCAGCGTTTCCGTCGGTCCGGCCGTCACCACACGGCCCTGCGACAGCAGATAGCCATAGTCGGCAACGTCAAGAGTCTGGCGGACATTTTGCTCGACCAGCAGGATGGTAACGCCACTCTCCTTCAGCCGCCGCACGATCTTGAACACTTCGCCGACAAAGAGCGGCGATAGGCCGAGCGACGGCTCGTCGAAAATGACAAATTCGGGATCAGTCATCAGGCCGCGCGCGATTGAGAGCATCGAGCGCTCGCCGCCTGACAGTGTTCCCGCAAGCTGATTACGGCGCTCTTCAAGCCGGGGAAAGATATTGAACAACTCATCGAGGCGCTTGCGCTCGCGCGCGGCATCACGCACCAGCAAGCCGCCGACCCGCAGATTTTCCAGCACCGTCATGCGCGGGAAGACGCGATTGCCTTCTGGAATGGTAGCAATCCCCAAGGCAGCGATGCGATGTGTCGGCATATCGGAGATTACGTCGCTCCCGAACCGGACAGTTCCGCTGCTGACGCGACAAAGTCCAAGTATGGAACGAATAAGCGTCGACTTGCCAGCCCCATTGGCTCCGAGAATACACGTCACACTGCCCGCCTTGGCGGACACATTCATCTCAGTCAGCACATCCGCCCGGTCATAGCCGGCCGACAGATTGACCACGTCGAGATCGCGCGTCGCGGTCATCATGCCGCCTGCCCCAGATAGGCCGCCTGCACCTTGGGATCGGCGATCAGCCCGTCGAAATCGCCCTCATAGATCTTGCGGCCGAAATTCAGCACCACGCAGCGGTCGCTGACGCGGCGGATGACATTCATCTCGTGTTCAACCAGCACGATGGCGAGGTCCGACATCAGGTCACGCATCGCAACCACGTCGTCCATCAGCTTGTAGGTTTCTTCGTGCGTCATCCCGGCGGAGGGTTCATCCAGGAGCAAGAGACGCGGCTCGCCGATCAGTGCGCGGCAGATTTCGATACGCCGGCGGTCGATCATGGTAAAGGTGCCGACCGGCTCGAACAGACGGTTCGCGATCGCCGGATTGAAGCGCCGCACCAGCGCGCCAACACGGTCGATCATACTGTCGAGCTCGCGCCGCCAGGCCCCGCGACGTAAGATATTCGCTGCAAAGCCGAGGTTCAGCTTACGCAGCGTGCCGACCATGACGTTGTCAAACACGGTCTGGTCCAGCATCAGGCGCGAGCGCTGGAAGGTGCGCGCGATCCCGGCCGCCGCGATCTTCTGCGGCGGCTTGGCAAAAAGGTCGACGCCATCGAAGGAAACCGCGCCGGCCGACGGCTGGTAAAGCCCGGTCAGCACGTTGAAGAAGGTGGTTTTACCGGACCCGTTGGGTCCGACGAGGCCGACGATCTCGTCGCGCGCGATCGCGAAATCGAGCGCATCGAGCGCGGTCAGGCCGCCGAAGGTCATCGTCAGATCGTTGCAGACCAGAAGATCGCAGCTCATGCCCGCTCTCCCCGCGACAAGACGCGTGACAGCATGCGCAGGGACCGCGGCATGATGCCGGAGGGCCGAAAACGCAGGATCAGCATCACCAGGATCGCGAAAATCAGTAGCCGGTATTCCTGAATCGCCTGCAGCTTCTCCGGTAGCACCAGGATGACGACGGCTGCACCGATAGTGCCCCAGAGATTGCCGAGTCCTCCGAGCACGATGATCGAGAGCAGGATCAGGGAATCGCCGAGGCCTGCGCCGTTGGGATTGATGAAGCCGTTCATCATGCCATAGGCGCCACCGGCTACGCCGATCAGCATGTTGCCGACGAGAAAGGCGAAGGCCTTCCAATAGGCGATGCTGAGACCGAAGACGGACGCCGCAACTTCATCTGCGCGCACCGCATCGAGACTGATGCCTATCCATGAATTCTCGATCAAGCGGACGAGGACGAAGGCGCCGGCGAAGAGCAGGATTCCGAACACCGCATAAGGCACGTAAAAAGACAGATCGATCGGACCGATCTCCCGGACATTGTTGAACTGCAGACCGAAGAGATCGAGACCGGGCACTTTCAGCCCCTGTGGACCGCCGAGCAGATCGTTCACTTCAAGGAACGTCCTGATCAGTAGGCCGAATGCAATCGTGACCAGCGCCGCATAGTGTCCGCGCGTACGCAACACCGGCAGCAGCACGCAAAGGCCGAGCACCCCGGCGACGATCCCGCAGCCAGCGAGCACAAGGAGATGTGGCAGAGCCGTATGATTGCCGAGGATCGCAGCCGTGTAAGAGCCGATGGCGAAGAACGCGGCACCCGCGAAATTCACGACACCGGCGAAGGCAAGCTGCAGATTGAGCCCGATGCAGGCGGCCGCATAGAGCGCGACCGTTGTCATCATCAGCAACGTGTAATGGTCGTCACGGAAAAGCACGACCAGCGCCAGCGCACCGATAAGGGCGACCCCGTTACCGAAGCCGGCATGGCGACGGCACGTCGCGGTCAAGTCGCGTCCGATAGCGGTGCCGTCAACGACGCCGATTAGCGCCACGAAACTCACAAGCACGGCCACAACGCTAATCTGGTTTTCGGCATGCAACAGAAACGCGAGCGCCGCGAAGACGAGCCCGACGACGCCAACGATAACAAGACGGGGGAAGCGCCGCACCAAAGGCGGCCAGGCAGTTTCGGTGGAGGGCACGAGCAAGGTCACCTTTACACCCGCTCGCTGCTCTTTTCCGGAATAAGCCCGGTCGGGAACAGGCCAATCAGCACAATCACCACCGCAAAAGCGACCACGTCCTTGTAGGCGCTCGAGAAAGGCAGCGCGATGGTTGCCAGCGTCTGCGCACCGGCAAACAGAAAGCCGCCAAGGATCGCGCCGAGCAGATTGCCAAGACCGCCCACCACCGCCGCGGCGAATCCGATCACGCCAAGCAGAACGCCCATGTTGAAGTTGATCTCGCGATAATAGAGACCGAGCATCAGGCCGGCGAAGGCCGCGAGCGCGGAGCCGATCGCGAAGGTACCCAGCACCACGCGCTGGAAATCGATGCCGGATAATTGCGCGACATCTGGTTCCTGCGCCACTGCGCGGATGGCGAGACCGAGCCGCGTATGCGTCACAACAAAATGCGTGATGCCGACCAGCGCCAACCCGCAGGCGAGAATGATCACGCTGTCGATGCCGATGCTGAACGAGCCGAACTGGATATTGCCGGCTGGCAGCAAAGCCGGGAACGGTTTGGGATTGCCGCCATTCGGCACACCGAGGCGGATGATCTCGCGCAGCACCGTGCCCGCCATCAGGGTTGCGAGCAGCACATTGACGGCCGGCGCATGCCGAAGCGGCAGTACGAGCGTACGGCCAACGATCACGCCGGCGATCGCGCCAGCGGCGAGACCAGCCAGCAGGCCCACAAGGAGAATGACAATCGCCGGCAGTCCGGAGTTGACGCCGACAAGAGTGACCGCACCTAGACTTGCAAAGGCGCCGGTGGCCAGCACATCGCCGTGCGAGAACTTGATCACATCGAGCACGCCGAAGAACAGCGAAAAGCCAACCGCTATCATCGCGTAGATCACACCAAGCATAAGCCCATTGAAGATGTGCTGGGCAAGAAGGCCGAAATCCATCTCAGCCTCCTTGCTGCGAGATCACGAGATGCAGGTCTGCAAGAGTCATCGTCGCTCCATTCCACCCACGACGATAAGCTTGTATCGACCTCATTTGGCAAGGCCGGTGAGCGACTTCTTGCCGCCGGCATATTCGCTGTCCGGCCAATAGGTCCATTTGCGGTTCTGCACGACATAGACATACGGCGTGACGATGTTCTGGCGATGATCGTCGAAGTTGATTGTGCCGACAAGACCAGCATAACCTTTGGTTTTGTTGAGCGCGTCCTGCACCTTCTTGCGGTCCGGACCGACTTTTTCGATGGCGTCCATGATCAGATTGGCGGCGGTGTAGGCGAAGGGCCCATAGGCGTCAGGATCTTCGCGGAAACCGGCCTTCGCATAAGCATCGAGGAAGGTGCGGCCCTGCGCATATTTCTCGATCGGAGCGCCGTTATGGAACGACACCGTTCCTTCCGCCGAGGCGCCGGCGCCTTCGATGAAGCCCGCATTGAGAATGCCGGACACCGCGATGAACTGGGCATTCACGCCGACGCGATCCATCTGCGCGCGGATGCGCACACCGCCAGGAGTGAGACCTCCCCAGTAGATCACTTCCGGCCTCAGCTCCTTGATCTTGGTCAGCTCGGCCGTGAAATCCTGCTGGTCCGGTGCGACAGGGAATGTTGCGGCGATTTCTCCGCCCGATTCGGACAGGAACTTGCTGAAGTATTTGTTCTGACCTTTGCCGTAGTCGGTCGTGTCGTGCAGGATCGCGACGCGCTTGTATTTATTGTCGGCGAGGAATTTCGCGGCGAGCTTGCCTTCATCGACCATGGTTCCGTTGACGCGATGAATTTCCGCGTAGTTGTTGCCATAGGTGATCTCCGGCAGCACGGCGCCCCACACCACCACCGGAAGCTGGAAGCGGTGATAGGTGTCGACCGTCGCGATGCCGACCGTCGAGCAATAATGCGTCACGCCAGCTATGATGGACTTGTCCGACGCCGCCTTGGTCGCGACCTGGATGCCGACATTGGGCTTGCACTCGTCGTCGAGGGTGACGAGTTCGTAGGAATATTTCGCTTTCGGATCGGCGTTGCGCAATTGCACGGCGAGCAGCGCAGAGTTGCGCCCGCCGAGGCCAGGCGCGGAACTGCCGCCCGTGAGCGGGCCGATGAAGGCGATTTTCACGGTATCCTTTGCGGCTGCATCGCCGGCCGCCCACAACCCGACCGAGATCGCCACGGTGGCTGCAAATACGGATGCCACAAGACGTCGATTCATCATTGTCCCTGTCCCTCTGCTAAATCGCTGACCCCGGCGGCCGGAATGAAATCTGGCCCGGATTGGAAAACAGGCCAGCGGGCGAGAGCAATGGGAAAAGCGCGCAAGGCTCTGTGCGATTCTGGGGCAACTGAATGCGCTGCACAAAGATACGTCAGAGAATGCCTGCTTGCATATCACTCTGGATTTGCCTGGTCAGGAACGCGATGACCGTTCGAATGCGCGGCGAGAACTGAAGGTCCTGATGCACGCTGGTCCAGATTTCCCGCGTGGTGAAAGCCTTGTCGTGCAGGATGGGAACTAACGGCGTTGTCTCGTGGATGGAGAACCGCGGCAGCAGCACAATCCCTAAACCACCGATCGCAGCATTGCGCTGCGCGATCATGCTGGAGGAATGCATCACCACACGCGGGTTCTGGATTACCTCGTCGAGCCAGCGAACGGTGTCCACTTGGATCAGATCTTCGACATAGGTGATGAAGTCATGATCCGCGAGATCAGCGAGATCGGCGGGGCAACCTTTGCGATCGAGATAGCTTTGCGAGGCATAAAGCCCGAGACGGAAGCTGCCGATTTTCTCCGACACCAAACCCTGTCCCGGCGGCTTGAAGAAGCTGATGAACAAGTCTGCCTCGCGCCGGTTCACGTAGATCATTTGTGGTGAGGTCACGAGTTCCAGCGTGATATGCGGCGCCGCATCCCGCAGAAGAATTGCGCGCGGCGCAAGATAGAGCGACGCGATGCCCTCCATCGTTGCTAGCCGCACGGTGCCGGCGGCCTCGGGCGCGGTTTCGTTCACTTCGGATCGCACTTTCAGCATCGCGCTCTCGACTGCCTCTGCATGAGGCAGCAGCCGCTTGCCGAGATCGTTCAGTTTGAAGCCAGAGCGTGTTCGCTCGAACACACCGGAGCCCAGCGCCTGCTCAAGCTGGGAAATGCGGCGGCTGACCGTCGAGTGATCGATGCGCAGCCGGCGCGATGTCTGGGACAAATTCCCGGTCCGGGCCACATCCAAAAAAACGCGCAGGTCGTCCCAATCGAGCAGATCAATAGAGCGCATGAAACGATTTCCGGCCTCCGGTCGAGATTTGCAAGCCACCTTGCGAGAATACGCGATCCCGCCCGCCAAGCCTCCATGATACCCAAAAGCTGCGGCAATTCGGAAGGGTGCGTTCATGGACAATCTGCCCCGGTTCAAGGCAGCGGCGGTGCATGCGGCACCGGTCTTTCTCGACAAGAACGGCACGACGGAAAAGGCCATCTCCATCATACGCGAGGCCGCGGCTGCGGGCGCCGCTCTGGTCGCCTTTCCGGAAACATTTCTGCCGGCCTTTCCGATATGGGCGGCGCTTTGGGCACCGATCGACAATCACGATTTGTTCGCCCGAATGGCGGCCGCATCTGTGCTGGTCGACGGTCTCGAAATCCAGCGCATTCGCGATGAGGCCAGACGGCAAGGTGTCTTCGTCTCGCTGGGATTCAGCGAAAGGTCGCCCGCCAGCGTCGGTGCCCTCTGGAATTCCAATCTGCTGATTGGCGACGATGGCTCTGTCCTGAACCACCATCGCAAGATCGTGCCAACCTTCTACGAAAAGCTGATCTGGGCCTCAGGCGACGGTGCCGGCCTGCGGGTCAGCGCAACGCGCATCGGACGCATCGGTTGTCTGATCTGCGGCGAGAACACCAATCCGCTTGCACGTTATGCTCTGATGGCGGAGGGTGAACAATTGCACATTTCGTCTTGGCCGCCGATTTGGCCGACGCGGCGCCCCAAAGGAGGTGGCAATTTCAATAATTTGGCCGCGAACCGTCTGCGCGCCGGAGCACATTCCTTCGAGGCCAAGGCATTTGGGCTGGTCACCGCCGGATTTTTAGACGCGGCCGCACGCGATTTTCTAGTTTCGCGGGACTCGTCGATCGCCGAGGTTCTCGATGAAACACCACGCGCCGCCTCCTATTTCATCGACCCCACCGGTGAGGCCACCAGCGACGAATTGCGTGACGCCGAAGGCATCGTTTACGCCGACATCGATCTGAACCGATGCGTTGAGCCGAAACAATTTCACGACGTCGTCGGCTACTATAACCGCTTTGACATTTTCGATGTGCGGGTCCGTCGCACGCGCCTCAATCCCGCAACCTTTGTCGAAGATATTTCTGGATTGGAAGATCCGCATGCGCCAGCATTGAATGGTGGCACACCTGAACTACTGCAGAGGCGTGCTAAATCATCTGCCATCGAGCTAGGAGGACTTTAGTCTCGACCGGCATCCCCGCGGCGTGCATTCGGAAAGTTGCAAGCCATAGTGCAAGGTGATCATGCGGCACGAAATCGGAGCGATGTGATCGACCTGATCGACTCATGGGTCGGCGCAATCAGGCGCACATTTGCAGGCGCAGACTGCCGCCCCGGTCACGCAGTGGTTTTATTCTTCGGTCTCCGGAGCGAGTATCCAGAAAATGGGAATTCTCGTTATAGTAGCGGGAGACTTTTGAGAATTTTGTGCGTGAAAGTTCGACAATCGGCCGATCAGAGACTGTGACCAAATAACGAAAGCCGGCGATTACCGGGCATTTCTGGCATATTGGAAGGAAATTCTCCAAATCAAAGACTGGCTGGCTGGGGCGCCTGGATTCGAACCAGGGAATGGCGGAATCAAAATCCAACCATTCTTGATATTCTAGCAACGCTCGTTCCGAAAAACTGGCCGAAAAGCGGTCCAGCGGAATCAATAGGTTAGGGCCCATTTCGGAATGAAGAATTACCGCTCAGCTTTCCCGAAGCCTTCAGCGCATGAGACATTGCTGGTTATCCACCCGTGTTTTCGGGTTTTGCAACCCGAATGAGCAAGTTCGCAACATCTGCGGAGCCATTGACCCGACCGAGATTCTAGTCCAGGCGCGGTGAGAGATTATTGCATCGCGATCTCCATTTCGAGTGGCTTCATGTCGCTGTAGGCTGCAGGTGCGGGAGGTCGATATCCAAGCGATGAGTGTGGGCGTTTGTGATTGTAGTGTTGTCGCCATTGCTCGATAACGATCCGAGCCTCCTTCAGGCTGTAAAAGATTTCGCCGTTGAGCAATTCGTCACGCAGCTTGCCATTGAAGCTTTCGCAATAACCGTTTTCCCAAGGGCTGCCGGGCGCAATGAACAGAGTGTTGGCACCAAGCTGAGCGAGCCACGCCCTGACAACCTTGGCGGTCATCTCGGGACCATTATCGGACCGAATGTGAGTGAGGACACCCCTTTTCAGCATCACATCCGCGAAGGTCTCGATGACGCCGAAGCTCGTGATCCGTCGGGCCACCCGGATAGCAAGGCACTCACGTGTGTATTCGTCGATCAACGTCAGCAGGCGGAGCGATCGACCATCATGGGTTTGCGCTGAGACAAAATCATAGCTCCAAACATGCCGTGGTCGTTCCGGTCGCAACCGGACACACGATCCATCGTTGAGCCATAAGCGCCCCCTCGGACGCTGCTTCCTGGGGACTTTGAGGCCCTCCCGGCGCCAGATCCGCTGCACCCGATCTTTCCCCACTTGCCAGCCGCTGATCTGCAGCAGCGCCGTGATCCGACGATAGCCGTAACGGCCATAT
The genomic region above belongs to Pseudorhodoplanes sinuspersici and contains:
- a CDS encoding phenylacetaldoxime dehydratase family protein, whose translation is MAVSVFERVHPLRKPKDFVPAVQRWSVALPNRYDRFYVSFFGVQSENDDGVTAPSFFRWVAEALALSDAPIVHDHARFVDDQGLTTHIVAMYWIDPEQYEAWSNAPANVTWWNDPARLNEPWGYFRECLTVPLDRQETLYWQDYPGGLSRAAEVGIYPTPYCGYYGAMRDRIPMAAADLLETPKTEGIGEAVVRATKGARWRIHTPHNFAVIRSAAYWGACDDEQHEDFMTNLRSPLEKGMDYLRNNATATGCCSLRYQQTCDAAGNVEPEAHALGYFLSLSHLETWAEGHPSHHAIFSAAIARYKKYGKLNQLRTWHEVFVLPAEGQHFEYINCAPETGILPYFEAKRLA
- a CDS encoding ABC transporter ATP-binding protein; translated protein: MMTATRDLDVVNLSAGYDRADVLTEMNVSAKAGSVTCILGANGAGKSTLIRSILGLCRVSSGTVRFGSDVISDMPTHRIAALGIATIPEGNRVFPRMTVLENLRVGGLLVRDAARERKRLDELFNIFPRLEERRNQLAGTLSGGERSMLSIARGLMTDPEFVIFDEPSLGLSPLFVGEVFKIVRRLKESGVTILLVEQNVRQTLDVADYGYLLSQGRVVTAGPTETLKNDPELHKAYFGVH
- a CDS encoding ABC transporter ATP-binding protein, with translation MSCDLLVCNDLTMTFGGLTALDALDFAIARDEIVGLVGPNGSGKTTFFNVLTGLYQPSAGAVSFDGVDLFAKPPQKIAAAGIARTFQRSRLMLDQTVFDNVMVGTLRKLNLGFAANILRRGAWRRELDSMIDRVGALVRRFNPAIANRLFEPVGTFTMIDRRRIEICRALIGEPRLLLLDEPSAGMTHEETYKLMDDVVAMRDLMSDLAIVLVEHEMNVIRRVSDRCVVLNFGRKIYEGDFDGLIADPKVQAAYLGQAA
- a CDS encoding branched-chain amino acid ABC transporter permease, with protein sequence MPSTETAWPPLVRRFPRLVIVGVVGLVFAALAFLLHAENQISVVAVLVSFVALIGVVDGTAIGRDLTATCRRHAGFGNGVALIGALALVVLFRDDHYTLLMMTTVALYAAACIGLNLQLAFAGVVNFAGAAFFAIGSYTAAILGNHTALPHLLVLAGCGIVAGVLGLCVLLPVLRTRGHYAALVTIAFGLLIRTFLEVNDLLGGPQGLKVPGLDLFGLQFNNVREIGPIDLSFYVPYAVFGILLFAGAFVLVRLIENSWIGISLDAVRADEVAASVFGLSIAYWKAFAFLVGNMLIGVAGGAYGMMNGFINPNGAGLGDSLILLSIIVLGGLGNLWGTIGAAVVILVLPEKLQAIQEYRLLIFAILVMLILRFRPSGIMPRSLRMLSRVLSRGERA
- a CDS encoding branched-chain amino acid ABC transporter permease, with product MDFGLLAQHIFNGLMLGVIYAMIAVGFSLFFGVLDVIKFSHGDVLATGAFASLGAVTLVGVNSGLPAIVILLVGLLAGLAAGAIAGVIVGRTLVLPLRHAPAVNVLLATLMAGTVLREIIRLGVPNGGNPKPFPALLPAGNIQFGSFSIGIDSVIILACGLALVGITHFVVTHTRLGLAIRAVAQEPDVAQLSGIDFQRVVLGTFAIGSALAAFAGLMLGLYYREINFNMGVLLGVIGFAAAVVGGLGNLLGAILGGFLFAGAQTLATIALPFSSAYKDVVAFAVVIVLIGLFPTGLIPEKSSERV
- a CDS encoding branched-chain amino acid ABC transporter substrate-binding protein, producing the protein MMNRRLVASVFAATVAISVGLWAAGDAAAKDTVKIAFIGPLTGGSSAPGLGGRNSALLAVQLRNADPKAKYSYELVTLDDECKPNVGIQVATKAASDKSIIAGVTHYCSTVGIATVDTYHRFQLPVVVWGAVLPEITYGNNYAEIHRVNGTMVDEGKLAAKFLADNKYKRVAILHDTTDYGKGQNKYFSKFLSESGGEIAATFPVAPDQQDFTAELTKIKELRPEVIYWGGLTPGGVRIRAQMDRVGVNAQFIAVSGILNAGFIEGAGASAEGTVSFHNGAPIEKYAQGRTFLDAYAKAGFREDPDAYGPFAYTAANLIMDAIEKVGPDRKKVQDALNKTKGYAGLVGTINFDDHRQNIVTPYVYVVQNRKWTYWPDSEYAGGKKSLTGLAK
- a CDS encoding LysR family transcriptional regulator translates to MMEMAFSVVPFLSRKTGAACTAAALNRGRLSMNAPFRIAAAFGYHGGLAGGIAYSRKVACKSRPEAGNRFMRSIDLLDWDDLRVFLDVARTGNLSQTSRRLRIDHSTVSRRISQLEQALGSGVFERTRSGFKLNDLGKRLLPHAEAVESAMLKVRSEVNETAPEAAGTVRLATMEGIASLYLAPRAILLRDAAPHITLELVTSPQMIYVNRREADLFISFFKPPGQGLVSEKIGSFRLGLYASQSYLDRKGCPADLADLADHDFITYVEDLIQVDTVRWLDEVIQNPRVVMHSSSMIAQRNAAIGGLGIVLLPRFSIHETTPLVPILHDKAFTTREIWTSVHQDLQFSPRIRTVIAFLTRQIQSDMQAGIL
- a CDS encoding carbon-nitrogen hydrolase family protein, with the translated sequence MDNLPRFKAAAVHAAPVFLDKNGTTEKAISIIREAAAAGAALVAFPETFLPAFPIWAALWAPIDNHDLFARMAAASVLVDGLEIQRIRDEARRQGVFVSLGFSERSPASVGALWNSNLLIGDDGSVLNHHRKIVPTFYEKLIWASGDGAGLRVSATRIGRIGCLICGENTNPLARYALMAEGEQLHISSWPPIWPTRRPKGGGNFNNLAANRLRAGAHSFEAKAFGLVTAGFLDAAARDFLVSRDSSIAEVLDETPRAASYFIDPTGEATSDELRDAEGIVYADIDLNRCVEPKQFHDVVGYYNRFDIFDVRVRRTRLNPATFVEDISGLEDPHAPALNGGTPELLQRRAKSSAIELGGL